In the Candidatus Rhodoblastus alkanivorans genome, one interval contains:
- a CDS encoding DJ-1/PfpI family protein has product MVMRFGILVFPNVQQLDLTAPYEIFASARGCEAHLVWKDRRPLASSTGLQLTPTATFDDCPPLDVLCVPGGTGVNPLLEDAATLDFLRRRAAEVRLLTSVCTGSLVLGAAGLLEGRKATSHWNALDLLKHFGAIPTVGRIVRDGALITAGGVTSGIDFGLAVIAELLGRDEAETVQLVMEYAPAPPFHSGLPQGARPEILAAAKNRLADSRHARERIVERLTQAKAR; this is encoded by the coding sequence ATGGTCATGCGCTTCGGGATTCTCGTTTTTCCCAATGTCCAGCAACTCGACCTGACCGCGCCCTATGAAATTTTCGCCTCCGCCAGGGGATGCGAGGCGCATCTGGTCTGGAAGGATCGCCGCCCGCTCGCCTCATCGACCGGCCTGCAATTGACGCCGACCGCGACCTTCGACGATTGCCCGCCGCTCGACGTCTTGTGCGTCCCCGGCGGCACGGGCGTAAATCCCTTGCTGGAGGACGCAGCGACGCTCGATTTCCTGCGCCGGCGCGCGGCGGAAGTCCGCCTTCTGACCTCGGTTTGCACCGGCTCGCTGGTCCTTGGCGCGGCGGGACTGCTTGAAGGGCGCAAGGCCACGAGCCATTGGAATGCGCTCGATCTCCTGAAACATTTTGGCGCGATACCGACGGTGGGCCGCATCGTGCGCGACGGCGCGCTGATCACCGCCGGCGGCGTCACCAGCGGGATCGATTTCGGCCTTGCCGTGATCGCCGAGCTTCTCGGCCGCGACGAAGCGGAAACCGTCCAACTCGTGATGGAATATGCGCCCGCCCCGCCCTTCCATTCAGGCCTCCCGCAGGGCGCGCGCCCCGAAATCCTCGCCGCCGCAAAAAACAGACTGGCGGACTCGCGGCATGCGCGCGAGAGAATCGTCGAACGCCTCACCCAAGCGAAGGCGCGTTAA